In Granulicatella elegans, one genomic interval encodes:
- a CDS encoding phage replisome organizer N-terminal domain-containing protein — protein sequence MADNRRYYWLKLKEDFFTDKRIKRLRKISGGDTYTIIYLKLLLLSLKDSGKLYYDGVETDFIKELALTIDETEDDVMVIVNYLVAQGLMEIITENDEYFLTEIPSLIGSETASTRRSRKSRGQKALQCNTGATPCNLLQQNCNGDIEIDKEIDIELEKEGEIEKISPNLYGEYKNVSLTDEEYGKLKDKMQGHREEMIEKLSTYMQSTGRNYKDHYATLVHWYEQDKGKLKESHKSKVYTFEDYDKGEHL from the coding sequence TACTATTGGTTAAAATTGAAAGAAGATTTTTTTACAGATAAGAGAATCAAAAGGCTAAGAAAAATATCAGGAGGAGATACCTATACAATCATTTATCTTAAATTGCTTTTACTTAGCTTAAAAGATAGTGGGAAGCTGTATTATGATGGAGTAGAAACAGACTTTATCAAAGAGCTTGCCTTAACGATTGATGAAACGGAAGATGATGTAATGGTTATAGTAAATTATCTTGTAGCACAAGGATTGATGGAGATAATTACAGAAAATGACGAGTATTTTTTAACAGAAATTCCAAGTCTTATAGGTTCAGAAACAGCTTCTACAAGGCGTTCAAGAAAATCGAGAGGACAAAAAGCGTTGCAATGCAACACTGGTGCAACACCTTGCAACCTTTTGCAACAAAACTGCAACGGAGATATAGAGATAGATAAAGAGATAGATATAGAGTTAGAAAAAGAGGGGGAGATAGAAAAAATATCCCCCAACCTTTATGGAGAATATAAAAATGTTTCCTTAACCGATGAAGAATATGGGAAGTTAAAGGATAAAATGCAAGGTCATAGGGAAGAAATGATAGAGAAGCTGTCAACCTATATGCAAAGCACGGGAAGAAACTATAAAGATCATTATGCGACCTTAGTTCATTGGTATGAGCAAGATAAAGGTAAATTAAAAGAAAGCCATAAATCAAAAGTATATACCTTTGAAGATTATGACAAGGGGGAACACTTGTAG